cggcaggggagatGCCCGCATCCCTGCCAGTATCCACACATCCCTGCTGGCATCTCCACTGGGATTCCCACATCCCTGCTGGCACCttcagcagcatccctgccacAGACAGGCAGCACGAGGAGACCCAAGACAAAGTCACCTTTATTAGTGAGCCTCATCCCTCCTGCCCACAGCCCCCACTCGCCTTGCCTGGGCAGGTGCCAGGTCccatgtctgtctgtcctgcCCGGCCACGGGGCTGAGCCCTCCCCACAGCTTCGGCTCTTGAGGAGGGGGCACAGCTGCCCCAGCCCTAcccctgctccagcactgcTGGCACCCCTGGGGGGCACCCGCTCTCAGTGGGGGAAGATGCCAGCATTGCCGCCACGCTCCAGATCTTGGGTTTCTGGAGCTGTTTGCCCTCCCCAGGGTCCCCCTGAGCGCTGCCCCCACACCCGTCCTGCCCGGCGCTGGGGCCGGGGGCAGCTGCCGCTGGGACCCCCTCGCCCTCACTGTCCTCGTTGTCGGAGGCGCTGCGCGGCACAGAACCCGTTTTGTTCTCCTTCTTGAGGCGCCGGCGGGCATTGGCAAACCATGTGGAGACCTGGGTGAGGCTCATCCTGCTGACCACAGCCAGCATCACCTTCTCGCCCTTGCTGGGGTAGGGGTTCCGGGGGTGCCGCGCCAGCCAGGCCTTCAGAGCCCCGGTGCTCTCCCGCGCCGCCGTCGCCTTCGCCCGGCCGGGCTCTGcgggcaggggctgccagcagcagggcgGGCACAGCCCCACATGGGGCAGCAGCGTCGGTGCCACCTCGTAGGCTGGGGGGACCTGGAGGGGCACAGGGGCATCAGGAGGAGGCAGGGGcacctgcagctggaggagaggggctgggggtcttGGCTGCCCATCTAGTGGGTGCCCATCCTTGTCCTCTCTGTTCCCAGCACATGGCGCCCCAaggtgctggggtgcagggaacccaaggcagcagctctccaaccccaacccccatcaccccagccctgtcccaggGGTCCCACATCCCAGCGCCCCCGAAGCTGCGGTGCGGCACTTACCGAGGGTGCCAGGAGGCTGAGCTGGGGTGGCAACAGGCTGTACCCCGCCAGCACGGGGCAGGGGCAGGGCAGCAGGGCTTGGGGAGGCACTCTTAGGGTGCCCCAGGgtcccccgcagccccccggcTCTCGGCCGGGGCTCCCGTCACCCTGAGGAGCTGCCATGGTGCAGAAGAGAAGCCGGGGAGATGCGCCCGGGGGTTTTATAGCAGCGGGGTCCCGGTGAGTGACAGCTGATTAGGGGGTATTAGCACCCAGGGGcggtgcagggatgggggcacCACACACCACTCCCACCTGGGCACTGGCACGCAGGGGATGGCCAGGAGCCCCGTCCCCGCAGCCACCACCAGGCGGGATGGGGCCAGAACCCATGCCAGGACCCCAGACTCGGACCCTGTGTGGCCCCAGCACAGCGTGGCGTGAGCCCCACGGGCACCCGCAGCCATGGGGACACAGCGCACAGAGGGACACAGTGTAACAGCTGCAGGCACTGCAGCACCGAGCACTGTTGGTCCCACCGGTGAGCCCAGCGCTTGGCTGGCCCTGGGCAGGGGTGGGCAGAGCTCCCCACGCCACCACGAGCTGGGCTGGGAGCTAAGGGCTGGCAGAACACGTGCGTGTGGCCTGGGACGATGCCCCCGAGCCTGCTGCTCCCGCGGCTCCGCCTGATCCTCCCAAGCCCCAGCGCCACTGTACCCGTAGCCCAATCCCAGCAGCCAAGGGGCACAGGGGAAGGgacctgcagccccagggacccttGGCTCGGGAAGGGACCAAACCCCACGGGCACTGGGCAAGCCCCCTGGCTGCGGCCGCTGCACTGCTCAGACTGGGATTATCCCACAGGTTGTATCCGTCATTAAATACCGACTAATAACACTCAGGATATTAAATATGTAACAAACCCGCTTAGCGCTGGCCGGGGACAGGAAGCGAAGGTCACCGGTGTGAGGAGCATCACGGCAGCCCTGGCTCCCTGCAGGGCCTTGGTGACAGCAGGGGGGACCAGGGCCAAAGTGCCAGCACTAAGGGTCCCCGAGACCCACTGTCCCCCACAGTCAGAGCCCCAGCAGCGCCCAGAGCTCCACACGCAGTGTCTGGGAGCCACCCCAGCACCGTTCCCACCTTGGGTTTGTCCCATGCCCATGGAGGCCATGGGGCAGCCAGGATGCCAGCTGGGAGGGGACGGATGGATAGACGGACGGGACGACGCACGACCATGGCCCTGCTGTGGCCCCATAACCTTGTccccacaggactcctccagccATGATCAGTGCCGCTGGCAGCACCGGGGATCCGCTTTATTAGATAATGGGGCTGTAATCTAGGAAAGCGCCTGTGGATTGTGCGGCGTGCCTGAGCCCCGCGCCgcacagctggggagggagggctgCCGGCAGGCACAGCTGGGCACCGCTGGGACATCGCTGCGCGGGCAGCGGGACACAGGGCTTCAACTCAGAGTGGCTGCTGCCGCAGGAAGATGCAGGGCCACCCCATGCTGCTGGGCATGTATCAGATCAGTCCCTGgcaccagcaggaccaggagcCCAGTTCTGAGCCTGGTGCTCGACCCAGACCCGCATTCGGGTCACAGCCCCCCAGCACTGCCCCTGCCACAGAGCTCTGGCTGGAGTTGGGTGGCTCCGAGCGTTTTTCCCCTCCGCAGATAATCAGTTTAATGCACAGGAGCACAGAACTAAACCTGCGGGATTAGCTGTTATAATCACATGTAAACACTTCCAGCCGATCGGCTCAGGGAGGGGCGCCCGGTGTAGTTCGGGGCCGTTACACGGGATTTAGGCTGTTTACCACTCACTTGATTTCATGGcgccagccccagccccgcatTGGACCAGATGCCCGGCTTGCTTCCCAGAAGTCAAGGTCATTCCAGCAAGAGGACGGCGACAGCACggggctgccagcagcaggacctgcccagccctggctccaggacccctctggcCCAGGGGGAATTGCCAGTGGGATTGCAGGAGGGAGGGTGGGGTGGGCACAGGAGCAGGGACAGGGTCCAGGCAGGTTCCAATCCCTTTTTATTCATAGGCATAATCAAAGCTTGAGAACATCAGAATCGAACCcctcccccaaaaccacctACAAACCAACTTGAGTCCATccctctgcagaagaaaaatagaacaTCTTCCCCTCACGCCTCTTCCCGCTGGGCTCCTCCAGGCCaaagccctgctgctgcctgcccgCAGGCCAGTGGAGCCGAGGGCGAGAGCGCTGCCCGTGCACCAGGACTGCAGGGAGCGCAGGGCCGCACCCCTCACACCGTCCTGCCTGCCTGTGTCCAGCCCTGCGGTGCTCACCCAGGGTCTTTGTGGGCCAGGCTGATGCCGAGCTGAGTTTGGCTCATGCAGACATGATTGAGAAAAAGGGATTTCACACCAAGTGCAGCGGGTAAAGAGAGCAGCTGCACGCTCAACCCCTGCCGCTCAACACAGTCCCTGCTGGAGGTGGCTGCCTGTCCCAGGGAGGATACGCAGGATGCTCGCGGTGCAAGGCCGAGTGAGCGGCATGCTCAGGCTCATCCCTTGTAGCCCCAAAGTGATAAGGCAACTGCTGGCTGAGGCGGCCGGGGCCTGGTGCAGCCGCACTGCTCCGCACACGTGTCCCAGTGCCAGCTGGGCCTGGCCCCGGTGCTAGTCCGCCAACGTGATGACATCGTAGTGGatcccctgctgcagctgctggatcTGCTCAGCCGTCGTCTCGGCACTGAACACGCCCTGCGCCTGGGCCACCGCAGCGTCAGCCACCGCTGTGGAGGAGAAGGGTCAGTTCTCTCCACAGCTGAGCCCtcagctgcccagggccctgTCCACCCTCACCCACTGCTTCCCGGGAAAGCATATACCCAACAACACGAGCACAGGGGCTTGGCTCCACTAACTCTGCAACCACGCACCAGGTTGTCTCCACCCCGTGGAAGCTACTGCACCTTCCAGCATGGCAACTCGTCTCCAGCGAAGGGAGACGGTACTGTTCCAGAACTGACACACCAGGACCAGTATGATCTCCCTCGGACACCAAGGCTGCTTTCCCAGAACCAGAGCGAGGCAGGCAGTAAGGTGGGAACCTGGCCTCACCCAGCCAGCCCTTTCCcacagctgctgccagccctgccGGCTACAGCAACGGGAAAGCTCCACAGGCAGCACTGTGCGGATCCCATGGCCTCTCCGTGGTTGCTCACAGGCACTACAGGCTACCCGGAGCTGGACGGGAAGGCCAGAGCCATGCAAAATCCCAGCCCTACCTGAGACAGCTGagtgtgctgctgcttccagctgCGCCTGGGTGACCAGCTGCTGCTCCGGTGAGACAGGCATGTACTGGATCTGCGGGAGAACAGGAGAGCCCAGGACTGGGGAGGGAGCGCTGCTCTGGCCACAGCCACCCACCTGCACCTTCTTTCACACCCCGCCAGGTGTGTGCTCAGAGCCCACCACAGGgcaccccacagctccagctgCCATGCCTGGCCCCTCACCTGTGGCTCCTGGAGGAATTGGCTGCCCTGCTCATACTGGATGTGGGTGATGTGGCCATCTTGCACCTGGGGACAAGAGCCACAGTGAGGCAGGGCGAGGGCTGGCACCCCGGCCCCTGGGACAGGCTGTGACTTGAGGGCAGCAAGCCACAGGGAGCAGGAGAGGCCCAGTCCTGCACAGCCCCCTCGTGCGCCCCATCCACAGGCAGCCGGTGGTTTACCTGGATGTGATGCCCCTCTGGGACAACAACGTACTCGTGGGGAAGCAAGTGCTGTACGCTGTCTTGGGCAATGATGTACTGAACCTGCAAACACAGGGATTCAGACCCAAAAATGTCACCACTGCTCACCTACTCCCCCCTTATACTCATCTGCCTTTTGTGCCCGCTTCCACCTCacctcctccctcctgcccccagctCTCTCCGCTCCAGCAGAACCTTTGGGTTCCTGGGATGTTTTCCCCCTCACCTGGTTATCAGAGGTCACTAAGTGCTGCACCGTCTGCCCGTCGGCTGTTGTGATCTCCTGGATGTATGTAGCCTCCTCCTGCAGGGCACGAAGCACCCGGTGCTGTTAGTGGGGTGGGCCTGACCGCAAACCCTCCAAGAGGAGGGGACACACAAGGCTCTCAGGGACCAGCTGCACGGGGCGGAAGGATGTGACCAACGGGTCTGACGTACCTGGCTCGGGACGCTCTGCTCCTGCGCGACGATGATGTGTTCCTGCCCCAGCGCCTGCTGCAGCCGCTCGGGAGCCAGCACGGCCTGGCCGGACTGCAGAGCCGCTGCGATGGAGAAAGCCAATATGGACATACTGGGGCTGCTGGCTGGATCCATGCCCAAGCAGCCCCTGTCCAGTGACTGCCTCAGTGAGGAGCGCAGGACATTCTCTTAGCTCTGCTCACAGTGGCTAAACCACATTCCTAGCATCACCAGTGAGACCTtagggcagcttccagtacaaaaaggggcttcaggaaagctggggaagagctcttgatcaggaagcACAGGGATAGGAAAAGGGAGTACAATTTTCagtggaaagagaggagattgagatgaaatctcaggaagaaatgttttgctgtgagggtggggaggcccttgCCAAGaatgcccagagaagttgtggctgctccatccctggtggtgttcaaggccaggctggatagggcttggagcaaccagatccagtgggaagtgtccctgcccacagcaggagggtggaacttaatgggctttaaggtcccttccaacccaactccATGTCAAATCACAACCCCACATCAGGCTGTGATCTGCTTCCCATCTCAGCTGCGAGCTGCTCATAGCACCCCAGCTCCCACCACACATCGACCTATGGGGACTCCCTTGGAGGAAACACAGGACCTTGAGTTCCACACAGCACAACAGCCAATGCCTCCCCAGCAGAGGTTTCTGCACTCAGCCCTTGTCTCAGCACCTACCATATCCTGCTGCAGTGGGCAGTCCCAGGCTTCAGCAGGAACCTCCCAGCCCTGACCCACCTCAGCCCGCACAGGGCTCTGGCCACAGGAAACCCACAGACCAGCCCTGATCCTGGGACACTGCTTACTCTGCAGGGTGGCCAGTGTGTCCTCATCACTGTTGAGGATGATGGtctgctgggcagcagcagcaggcacccCCGGCCTCTTCCCCTCTGAGCTGTGCAAACGCTGCATGTGGAACTTGAGGTGTCCATTGCGGTTGAACCTGCAAGATGAATGAGAGCATGGTGGAGTTTGCCATGGGCAGCACAGGGCCCCCACGCTTTCCACAGACGCAGGCCATGGGCACCAAGAGCACATCCTGAGACACGGCCTGTGCCAACTCCCAGAATGCTTCTGTCAGTGCCCAAGTACTGAACCTCCCTGTGCAAAAGTTCCTTGGAGACAAAGGGCCAACCTGTGGCAGGAGCAGGTCCCAAGGGCAGAGTTCCCTCTACCAGGGGCCTGCTCCCGGGGCAGGGCAGGCTCCCAGCCAATATCCCGTCTCATCTTGAGCCTCAGGGAGCTCTAGGGGATCTCTCGAAGCAGCAAAAACCAGCAGTCGTGACTCACCTCTGCCCACAGACCTGGCAGGCGAAGGGCTTCTCGTTGGTGTGTGTCAGCATGTGCCGGCGCAGGTCCTTCTTGTTCTTGGAGGCAAAGCTGCAGTGTATGCACTTGTGTGGCCGCAGGCTGGCGTGCTGCACCATGTGGCTCTAGGGGTGGAAGGACAAGCTTAGGGTAAGACACCTCCATTTCTCCAAACGTCTTGTTCCCGGGGCTGCGCGGTTCCAGGGAACCTACCCGGACCTCCGGCCAGAGGGCTGCAGTGAATGGACAGTCGGGACACTTGAAGGTGCTGGGCCCAATGTGGGCTCTCTTGTGACTCTCCATTTCTGCTCTCCCTGTGAACATGGCTGTGCAAATCTTGCATGAAAACTTTTTGGCTGTGGAAATCTTGCACGAGAGCTTCTTGGCTGTGGAAACCTTGCACGAGAGCTTCTTGGTCATGCCTTGGAGTGCAGGCCACTTGACCTTTGGGGATGAGATTTCCTGCCCCTCGGAAGCTGGGGACGAGTCCTTCTGGAGCTGCCGCGTTATACACTGCACCAGAGGCCACTTGACACCACTGGGCTGTGCCTCCTGGCCCTCTGAAGGTGAGGGAAGGGCAGCGTCCCCGCTGAGGGGCTAAGAGAGAAACACCCAGTCACACTGGCTCACACTGCTGCCTGAGACGGGAGGGGCAAAGCTCAACTCCTTACCTCTATGTGATGGAATTGGCTCCCTGGGACACCTGACGACATGATATAGTGATTGTTAGGGTCACTCAGAGCCTCCTCTGTCATCACAGGTTCGCTCACCACGACAGCATGGGAGGTCTCTGCAGGGCTCTCCTCCTCACTGCTGGAGAGGACGGGGTCAGGGGGATCTGCCTTGTCCTCCCCACTGCTGAAGTGTTCTTCAGAAGCACCTCTGCCGCCCCACTCCTCCCACGTGGCTGACCTGTACAGCGTGCCTGGAGCCTGAATCTCCTCACTGATGGGTGTGATGATGCTGTACTCCGTTGTTCCACCAAAGGGGATCGTGATCTGCTGCAGCTCCGAGCCACCCAGGGCTGCCTCCTCGTAGGCCTCCTGCACCAACGCCTCCCCAGGCTCTGCCATGTGCAGCGTCACCAGTTTCTGCTGTTGCTCCTCAGAGCTCACCTCtgtcccctcctcctgcccctgctgctCATCGGGGGCCTGCACCTCTCCCGAATCACCTGGCTTCACCACTGCCACCTGCAAGGGGACAGCAGCTCAGCCGGAGGAAGGCAATGCTCCACAAGAGGAACACAGCTGTGGAACTGCAGAGAGCTGGGAAGCCCTCCTCCAGCAAGCACGGCCCCATCGCAGCCCCCTCACCTGCAGCGACCCTGTGGCTAATTCCCGCTGCGCGCTCATGTTCAGCAGGAGATCCAGGGCGGTCTGTGTGGCCAGTTCTGCTGATTCAGCCACACCTGCTAGGTCAGGAGAAGAGGGTCAGGTGCATGCTGGCCCaactcctccccatcctcaacCTCTGCCCTTGCCCCGGGACCTCACTCGCCTTGTTCGTAGATGATGGTGGCTCCTTCCAGGGAATCCTGTGAGAGGATGGGGGGCTCTGCTTCTGCAACAGCCTGGACCGCGTGGTAGGTGACAGGGCCAAGAGGCGGCTGCATGAGAAAGAGAGCTGACATCACGGCCAGGGCTGGTGAGCCCTCCTACCAGGAGGAGCTGTGGCGTGAGCAGCAGCACTCACCGGACTGGCCTCTGGCTCAGACGAGGCCTGcacctggctgtgctgctgcttcagctccTCGATCTGCTGCAGGGTGAAGAAGGGGCGACGGCGGCAGGGTGGCTCCTCGGGGTGCTTCTGTGACCACTCCTCGAAGGAGTCAGCATGGCGACAGTGCACGTGCAAGCGCAGGTTCTTCTTGTGCTTGGTGGTGAAGTGACAGAACTCACAAGCAAACGGCTTCCCTCCTGCGGGATACAGGAGGCAAGGTCACAGACAGGAGCTGGGCTCTAACCGCCTCTTGAACAAGCAGGGATGTAGGACATCAGGGGCGGGGCAGGCAGGCAACTCCTCACCTGTGTGCTTGACAGCCATGTGTGAGACCAGGAAGTCCTCCCGAAAGGTGGAGTACTTGCAGAAGCTGCACTTGTAGGGCTTATCGTTCATGTGTGACAGCTGGTGGTTAAGCAGGACCTTCTTGTCCTCACAGACGTAGTCACAGAACTCGCACTTGAACCTGTGAGGACAACACCCCTGTCACACAGGCAGCAGGGACCACCTGTTCGCCCCCCCAAGGGGCAGCTGGGACACAGGCCTTGTTAGAGCTGCTGCCAGGCTCCTACCTGCGGTTGGCGATAGCCTGGATGTGCGTCAGCAGATGCATCTTGAAGGTGTAGCGCTTCTTAAAGGACTTCCCGCACTACAGTGAGACAAAGCAAAGCAGTGTTCGCCTCCCGTCCAGCCTCACTCGCTGCCAGCCCCTTCCTAGGCAGTGCCTCCCCTCACCTTGTCACACATGTGTGGCTTCTCCGTGCTGTGTGTCTTCATATGTTGTGTGAGCCTCTTCTGCATGGGGTAGATTCGGTTGCAGACAGGGCATGGGAAGGAGTTCAGCTTTGGGGGCTGGAGGGAAAGCATGAGGATGAGCTCACCTGGGAGCGGCTCAGCAGTTTCCTTACCCTCTCCCCACTGCAGGACCTGGGCTGCCTTTCCTCAGGGTGGGTCCAGAAACATTGCCTTCAATGAGGCATCAAGCATTTGTGGAAGACCCAGACATGCCTCTTCCCACATAACAGTGCCGAGCAACAAGCCAAGAGGGGACTCAAACTCACCGGATCAGCTCTCTTTttcctgaaagagaaagaaaaccccTTCGGGTCAGCCACATCCAGAGCCTGAGCTCCCAGACACCAAAAACTGCCTGTtctgggaagggctggaggccaggagctggcacagctgccCTCCCGGAGCAGGGCAGGCAGTGCTAGTGCCATTCAGCCAGGCTGCAAGATAGTCTGCCAGGCTGTGTTTCCCTTACCTGTCCCGGCTGTGCACCGTGGAGTGCCGGAtgacatccttcttgtagacgCTGGTGTAATTGCACTCCTCGCACTTGTAGGGCTTGCTGCCAACGTGGTTGAACATGTGTTCCTACACGGAGCAGAGCAGGAGTTGTGAGAGCTGGGGCCAACAGCCTCCCCAGCAAGCAGTGGAGCAGGCAGCAGATACTCACCTTGAGGGAAGACCAGCGCCGTGAGCGGTAGCTGCACTGAAGACACTTGAAGAGCTGTGGATCATTGGCCTCATGTGAGTTGACATGGAAACGCAGATCGTCGTGTGTGAGGAACCGCGAGCCACATATCCGACAAAGGTAAGGCCGCATCAGGGGCTTGGGCGACTTGTAGTAGTACCTGCAGGAGGAGGACAGGGCTCAGGGCGGAGGCCGCAGACGGGGCTGGACCGGCCCTGGGCAGAGGCCAGAGGGCCCAGCGCCGCTCAGCACACACCCCTCACCTGTGCCCCATGTACTTGCGGTATTTCTTGCCCAGGAAGCGTCGGGAGGGCCGCCCACGCCTCCTGGGGACGACATCTGCCTCCTCGGGGCCGCTGTTGGAGCAAGGGTCCTTGTTCTCAGAGTCGGACTGGCTGATACTGGGTTCTGCCAGGCCTTCGCTggtcttgttctccaggccaGAGGAACTGGCCGCTTCCGAGTTCTGCAGCTCACAGCTCAGTGTGCTCTGGGATGTCACCAATGGCTCCACCTCCCCTCCTGCTTGACAGaacacagcacagctctgtCATATGCCCTCCCTGTTGCCTCCCAGAAGCTCACGTACCactccctgctccagcccagcaCGGGGCTGCTGCCTCCCGCTTCCCTCACCTTCAGGCAAGTCCTGGGATGCATCCTCCAGCTGAGGAAACTTGCGGGGTCTCCCTGGGCGCCGACGCGGCCTCTCCTCACTGGATGTGGGAACAGTGCGGCTGTACTTGGGCTGTCGCCCTCGAGGCTCATCCTCCGCCGGGTTGTAGTCACTGTCCTCTGCAGGCAAGCAGCTCAGAACTTCAGAGACCGGGAAAAGACCAAGACACCTCAGGTGTGGGGAGGTCGAGTCCTACCTTCAGGGTCATCAATAGCACCAGCATCCACAATAtcatcatcttcttcttcttcttctggggcctcctcttctgcagtctTTGGAGCAGATCCCCCCTTCTGTGGATGTCCTTTCTTCAAAGCCAGAGCTGAACCCACTgccaagaaaacagagcaagaaCTCACCAGTCTGCGTGGGAAACGGCTCCTTACACTCATGCTCCATTCAGTGTTTCTTCCCAGAGAGCGCAGAGCCTGTCTGCAAGGAGACAGGTTTTCCACAACCCTTTGCACGCACCTGGCTGGAAGTGCCGCTCCTTCATGTGGTTAATCAACGTCTTCTTGGAGACGCTCTTGTACTGGCACATCTTACACTTGAACTGctgcaccaccaccacctccatcATCTCCT
The DNA window shown above is from Phaenicophaeus curvirostris isolate KB17595 chromosome 18, BPBGC_Pcur_1.0, whole genome shotgun sequence and carries:
- the LOC138728623 gene encoding iroquois-class homeodomain protein IRX-2-like encodes the protein MAAPQGDGSPGREPGGCGGPWGTLRVPPQALLPCPCPVLAGYSLLPPQLSLLAPSVPPAYEVAPTLLPHVGLCPPCCWQPLPAEPGRAKATAARESTGALKAWLARHPRNPYPSKGEKVMLAVVSRMSLTQVSTWFANARRRLKKENKTGSVPRSASDNEDSEGEGVPAAAAPGPSAGQDGCGGSAQGDPGEGKQLQKPKIWSVAAMLASSPTESGCPPGVPAVLEQG